In Rhodococcus qingshengii JCM 15477, the sequence TCTCGATGCTCGCGTGGTCGAGCCCGGTGACATCGACGCCGCGCAGCTCGCCGACTACGACCTGGTGGGGTTCGGCTCCGGCATCTACCTACGCTCGTACCACGCAGATTTACGCTCGTTCGTCGAGGCACTCCCCGAAGAACGGCGATCCAAGGCTTTTGTCTTCGCCACCAGTGGATTTCCTGACAAGGGGATTCATCGCTTCTCGCGTCCACTGGTTCAGTTGCTCGAACAGAAGGGCTTCGATGTGGTCGCAGCCTTCTCGTCCCGTGCGTGGGATACCTATCTCCCGTTCAAGCCTTTCGGCGGTATCCGGAAGGGGCGGCCGAACGCCGACGACTTGGAATCGGCGCGCATGTTCGCCGAAATGCTACGCGGAAGCGTTCAGGACAGCTTGCCCGGCACCGGGTAGCTGCGCAGGCTCATCTCCAGCTCACCGGCGTCGGCAAGGTCGTTGATCGTCTGGCGCAGAGCGCCACACGTCCGCTGAGCGTTGGCACGGCTGTTCGCGCGACCCAACTCCGGGCACACTTCCTGCGACTCTTCGAGCCATTGGACGCTGGTGTGCGCTTCGCTGTACTTCTCGACGAGGACACGGTTTCCGCAGTTGCGGCAACTGACCTGACGCATCAGCGTGCAATCAGATCGGCCGGTGACCAGAAGGCGCGCATGCTCGTGATCTTGGCGTCCTCGTCGAAAGTCATGACGTCGATCGGTTCGACCTCGTACACCTGATCGCCCACCGGTGTGACGACGCGGAAGTGGAAGGCCGCGCTGGATCCGCTCACCCGCAAGGTAAGCAGTTCCGTCTCTTGCGAACCGCCCTCGAGAGCGCCGTAGAACTCGGTGATCGCGGCCTTGCCGACGCGGGGTTCGCTGCCGACCGGGTCTTCGAGCGTCGCGTTCTCGGCGTAGAGGGCGGCGATGTCCGCTGACGATCCGCGAGCCACGGCGTCGAGGTAGGTGGTAACCGTCGCCGTGATCGCGGCCGTGGTGTCTGGTTCGAGAGTGGTCATCGAGTTAGTCCGATCAGTCGAGAAGTTCAGGGTCTGACAACTACTTCGGACGCTATCGGTGCGGGCTCGATTCGGCGCCGGCATCTCCCACGCAGCGGGACAGCCTGAGCACTCAGGCGTCGAAGCGTCCGAACCCGCCGCGGTAGAACAGAAGCGGACCGTCGTGGCGCAGCACGTTCAGATCGGTGATGCGTGCGACGACGATGGTGTGATCACCGGCGTCGTGCTCCTGCTCGACCGTTGCTTCGATGCGGGCGAGCGCGCCGCTCAGCGCCGGAGCACCGTTGCCGGCGGCATCCCACTCGACGCCGAGGAACTTGTCCGTCCCGCCGCGAGCGAACGCCGAACACATGTCCTGCTGATCGTGGGCGAGAACATTGATGCAGAGAGTTCCCGTTTCGCGAAGCTTCGGCCAACTTGTCGACGTCTTCGCCGGGCAGAACGAGAGCAACGGGGGATCAAGCGATACCGAGACCAGGGACTGGCAGGTGAAACCGAGGGGTGAATTTCCGTCGTGAGCGGTGATTACGGTGACGCCAGTGCAGAAATTGCTCATCACGTTGCGAAGTGTGCGTCCGTCCAGAACTGGTGGCTCGGCGTTTTCCACGGTCATGTCGTCTCCTTGTTCAAATCTTTTGTTCAAAACTCTGCAAACAGCTTCAGAAGCAACGATGTGTGGCGCCGCGGCCGTAATCCAGCGGCAGTCCCACTCAATGGCAGCAATGGCTTCTCGGCACGGGTCAGGACCGACCGAGTGGCAGGTGGAGGGGTTTCGAGCAAATTTGATCCCGCTCAGCGGTCCGTTCGGATTCTACGAAACCAGCAAATGACCAGTGATTGTTAGACTTCGGGCATGTCCGAACCTGATGACGTGTCCCGAGGACTTCCCGCTACCAGCTGGGCAGTGCTCGGGATGCTGACGTTCGGGGAGGAGCTGACCGGAAACGATTTGAAGAAGTGGGCTGACTGGAGTGTCGGCTTCTTCTATTGGAGCCCGTCCATCAGCCAGGTGTACGCAGAACTGAAGAAGCTCGAAAGCATCGGGTTCGTGGAGTCCCGGGTCGTCTCCGAACCAGGGGTGCGAGGCAAGCGCCTTTACTCCATTACTCAGTCAGGAACCGACGCCGTCCGGACGTGGTCACGGGAGGCACCGGTGGAAGTTCCGGTGCTCAAGCACGGTGTGATGTTGCGTCTGTGGATGGGACACCTCAACGAGCCCGAGCGACTGAAGGCGCTGGTGGAAGCCCACATCGCCAATGTCGAAGAGCAGATTCGACGCGCGAAACTCCACGCAGATCATGCCGAGAACGAGCCGGCCTGGTCGTTCCCGGTCATGACGTTGCGATGGTCGGAACGGTACTTCCGAGCCGAGATCGAACTTGCTCGCGAACTGCTCGACGACATCGATCGTGCGACCGCCGAGTTCGCGAACGTCGCCGAGCACGACCGACTGGGATCACCGTTGCCCTCGACGCCTGGCAAATGGAAGAACGTCGAGGAGTACGTGTTGGCGCTCGAGCAAGCCGGGCTCACCGGCAACGGTTCGAGTATCTGAGTCAGGCCCCGGCTGCGGTCGGCATGTTGCGCAGCAGATGACGACGTTGCAAAGTCGGAGTGACGCTCAGCGATCCGCCGTCGATGCCTCGCCAAATTGCAGCGGCCGCCATACGGACCGGCGCTGCGCTGACGTGGTCGAGGCGGAGGGCCTTCGACGGCGCGCAGATGGATACCGCGGCGACGGCGCGGCCGATGGGGCCGATCGGTGCCGCAAGACAGCTGAATCCCGGTAGGCCGTTTCCGGATTCGAAGGCCACCCCGGACTCGCGGATTCTGG encodes:
- a CDS encoding flavodoxin family protein, whose protein sequence is MKAIIVCTSVSHGNTKLIADVIGEVLDARVVEPGDIDAAQLADYDLVGFGSGIYLRSYHADLRSFVEALPEERRSKAFVFATSGFPDKGIHRFSRPLVQLLEQKGFDVVAAFSSRAWDTYLPFKPFGGIRKGRPNADDLESARMFAEMLRGSVQDSLPGTG
- a CDS encoding nuclear transport factor 2 family protein, coding for MTTLEPDTTAAITATVTTYLDAVARGSSADIAALYAENATLEDPVGSEPRVGKAAITEFYGALEGGSQETELLTLRVSGSSAAFHFRVVTPVGDQVYEVEPIDVMTFDEDAKITSMRAFWSPADLIAR
- a CDS encoding flavin reductase family protein; translated protein: MTVENAEPPVLDGRTLRNVMSNFCTGVTVITAHDGNSPLGFTCQSLVSVSLDPPLLSFCPAKTSTSWPKLRETGTLCINVLAHDQQDMCSAFARGGTDKFLGVEWDAAGNGAPALSGALARIEATVEQEHDAGDHTIVVARITDLNVLRHDGPLLFYRGGFGRFDA
- a CDS encoding PadR family transcriptional regulator; the encoded protein is MSEPDDVSRGLPATSWAVLGMLTFGEELTGNDLKKWADWSVGFFYWSPSISQVYAELKKLESIGFVESRVVSEPGVRGKRLYSITQSGTDAVRTWSREAPVEVPVLKHGVMLRLWMGHLNEPERLKALVEAHIANVEEQIRRAKLHADHAENEPAWSFPVMTLRWSERYFRAEIELARELLDDIDRATAEFANVAEHDRLGSPLPSTPGKWKNVEEYVLALEQAGLTGNGSSI